GATTCGGGCGGCTCTTCTAATTTCGGGATGTACTTGCCTTAAATTAAGGTTTTATTTTTTACTTTTATGATTGAAAAGGAGATCCTTCACATCGATCATTAATTAACAGGCCAGCATGTATTCATTTGATTTCCAAAAAAGAGTTAGATACGGAGAAACCGACCAGATGGGATATTTGTATTATGGGAATTATGCCCAGTTTTATGAAATCGGTCGTGTGGAGATGCTGCGCTCCCTGGGATTTACGTATAAAGCCCTCGAAGAAGAACATCATGTTTTTATGCCGGTGGTATCAATGCAAGTCAAATACCTTCGGCCTGCCTTTTATGACGAGCTATTGAACATTCGTACCACACTTCGGGAATTACCGGATAAATACATTACCTTTCATATGGAAATTTTCAAGGAGAACGGAAAGTTATGTAATGCAGGAAGTGTTAAGTTGTGTTTTGTGGACAAAATGACGATGAAGACCATTCCTCCCCCTGAAATCATGCTCAAAAAATTGAGACCGCATTTTGAAAAAAATTAGTTTGGCACGAATTCAGGAATTTTGGAATAATATTCCCGAACTCCCGGTGGTACGCGGTCTGATCGCGTGGTCCAAGGAACGGTCATTGCCCGGATTCTTCAAAATCCCCATTTACGATGTAACGGTTTTCGTATTCAACGAGATCAGGCGGTTTGATTTGTTTACCCGGGCCAATTCTATAGCTTACAGTTTTTTCATTTCTCTTTTTCCTTCTTTGCTGACCTTATTCACCCTCCTCCCCTTTTTAAATCGCTACCTGCTGCGGTTTATCACAAAAGGCGACAACTTTAACCAGGTACTTCAAACCGAAATTCACAAGATAATGCCTGGTTCTGTTGGGGATCAGCTTTTTCTTTTCATCAAGGATATTACGGAAGTGGAGCGGGTCGGCATGCTTTCTTTCGGGTTTCTGCTGTCGATTTTTTTCTCCTCTAATGGCATGCTCGCCATGATGCGCGGGTTTGAAAAAAGTTATTCAAAAACTTTTAAAAATCGTTCGGTCATTCGAAAAAGATTGGTTGCCATTGGGTTAACCGGTTTGTTGAGTTTCCTGCTCATCGCCTCCATTGTATTCATCATCCTTGGAAAGTCAATTATCGGATGGCTTTCGGGTTATATCGCTCTCGCCGGCTTTTCGACCGTCGGGGTGGATATTTTAAGGTGGCTGGCCATTATCTTTTTATTTTATTTCGGCATCTCGGTTATTTATCGTTACGGGGCTTCCACCTACCGCCGGTTCAGTTTTTTCTCCGCAGGAGCTACTCTAGCTACCGTACTTTCCCTGCTTGCCTCCCTGGCTTTCTCCTTTTACGTGGATGACCTGGGGCGCGCAAGCACCTACAATAAATTTTACGGATCCATTGCAACGCTTATCATTCTGATGTTATGGATACAGTTCAACTCACTGATCATTCTCATCGGCTATGAACTCAATGCCAGCATTGCGGTTAATCGCGACCTTATACCTAAAATTGAGGAGGAGGAATCCATTGATTAACGCAGGTGGCGATGCAACTTGGATCAATTAAATAATTTTTTGGCATTTCAAAAGTCGAATTCCCTGAGTGGATTCCTGTTTTGTCGGCAAAGAATGCCTAATGCAAATATCTTCCGACCTACAAATAAAAAAATTTATCTTGCGTTTGAATAAATGATTCACGGTTTTAATCAATTAAGCAATGAACTTAAATTTACGAAGCTTTCTCACTCTTTTTATATCAATCATCCTTACCCAGGCTGCTCTTGGCCAAAAATACAGCAACGAATTTTTGAGTATTGGCGTCGGAGCGAATGCTCTTGGCCTGGGCAATGCTGTGGTGGCTAATACGGCTGATGTAACTTCAGGATACTGGAATCCTGCCGGACTTGCCGGTATTTCGGCGGACGAAGGCGTTTTGTTGGGCGCCATGCACTCGGAATGGTTTGCCGGAATCACCAAAATGGATTTTATCGGTTTTAGCCTGCCCATGGCTCAGCCGGACAGAAGAATGGGCTTTTCCGTCATTCGTTTTGGTGTGGACGGAATTCCCAATACACTGAGTCTTTACAATAGTGACGGCACCGTAAATTTTGATAATGTGACAGAATTTTCGGCAGCGGATTATGCTTTCCTTTTTTCCTATGGTCAAAAAATGAAAGTCAAAAAAGGAACGCTGCAAATGGGGGCCAACCTGAAAATAGTGCACAGAAAAATAGGTCCTTTTGCCAATTCATGGGGTTTCGGATTGGATTTTGGGGCCCAGTACCAGATCAATAAATGGAAATTAGGCCTGATGGCCAGCGATGTCACCACCACCTTCAATGCCTGGAGTTTCAGCTTTACTGACGACCAGAAAGACGTCCTTGAAGCATCCGGTGGCGAGGTGCCCATCAAAAGTCTTGAAATCACCAAACCCCATCTTACCCTTGGCGTTAGCCGCAGTTTTGAGGTCAAAGAAATATCCCTGCGCCCGGAGCTGGATATTTTTGTTACCACAGACGGAAGAAGAAACACCCTTCTTTCTGCCAACCCTTTCAGTATTGATCTTTCCCTGGGACTGGAAGCCGGGTACCACGATTTCCTGTTCCTGCGTGCCGGTGTCAGCCAGTTTCAAAAGCAGGAAAATTTTGACAACTCGGAAACCCTGGTCGTCAGACCTTCTTTGGGAGTGGGCCTTAAATTGGGCAAGTTAACCGTTGATTACGCTTATACCAACCCCAGTGACGGGCAAAACCGGTTTGCCCATATTGTTTCGTTGCAGTATAATGTAAGGCCGAAGGGGAAGTAAGCCATTAAGGCTCTACTTATTTATCACCTTCACTTTCTTCAACTCATTATTTCCATTAAAAACCGGAAAATACATCAGTTCCACCTTAGCTGGGTTTAAGGTGTAAATACCTGAATACCTTGGCATTAAATCGATTTCGAATACATAATTTCCTCTTGGCAGGTCTTCACAAAAAATGGCCGTTTCATTTTTGAAATGCTCCCGGTGAGACTCCATCCATGTTTTATGACTTTTATCGCCATAGGAGCATCCGGCCGGTATCGGCACATTGATCATTACATAGGATGCATCCTTTTTCACCTCCAGGTTTACGACCAATTTCGCCGAATTTCCTGCACTCAACACACCGGGAGTATCCGTATCAAATTTGGTGTCAATCACAAAGTCTCCCATTTTCTCTGTTGGAGTGCTTTCCCAATAACTCTGAGCACTTGAAAAATATACCGGAAAATTTCCGGATTTGGTTATTTCAATTTCCTGGTCGGGATCAACGGTCATGGAAAACGGGAACGTTTTGACCTGTTTTTTCACCGCTCCGTTGATGGTAAGATCAGGAGGCGCCAACGCCTTTTTTGTTCCAAGGAAATCGGGCAAAATCGTTTCAACGATCTTTGCGGATTCATAAGTATTTCCCCAACGACCGCGGCTCCTTTTTTCCAAAAAGTAATTACGCATCTTACTCAAAATTTCATCATGGCTGACCGAATCTGCTTTCAATATTTTATAGGCTAACAGTGTATTTTGAAGCTCATTCACCAGCAAGCCGGAAGTTGCGTTTTGCTCTCCGAAATAAACATTTCCAAACAGGGTATTTTGCTGATAATGATCAAGCGTATCCAAATTGTACTCCAGGTGGTAAAGTTGTTTCAAATGTAAAATCTGTAACAAACCATTCAACCTTAAATGGGGTTGTTTTTCGAGATCTGCAATGTAAATATCAGGGGCGATGGCCGCCTTAAGCACATTTAAAATTTTGAGAATTCTCACCCGGTTATAAAAATCCGTATCGGTTTCAAGTTCCCAAACAAGATGTTCGCTTAGTTGATTTTTGTTGACCCCTACACGGTAACCCTGCCTTGCGGCCTCAGTCAGGGCTTCCAGCACATGCAGACTGATCCATTTATTATCCTTACTATCCTTCCACCAACCCCAAAGGTTATTTTCATTCTGGTTCTTTTCCAATAAGCCAATAATTTTTACAATTTCTTTTTCCTTATCGAACATTTTCCCCTGGTCCCGGGTGATGCTTTTCCAGGCAAGCAGTGCTTTTAGTTTGGAAGCCAACTGCTCGTTACAGCTATATTTGTATTCGATCAGGTAATGAATTTCATTCTCGATCACATGCAGCACATTAGCGGTAGCCGTCAAATTGACCTTACCTAATGCAGGGTCAAATTCCAGTTTCACAGTAGTATCTTTATCCAGCACGTAGAACTTACCCTCCGTTTTTTCAAGGCCCGCCGGAAATACCGGGATTTGCCTTTGCTCACCATCAAAATATCCGTCTGTCTTTTCCAGAAAATATTTAATGGAAAGGGTATCAGGCCCAGCCACCAATAACAATGTATCAATGCTTGCGTTTTGGACAAACTGAGATTCCATTGACAGGCTTTGATCATTCACCTCAAAATGAGTAGTGACTTCGACAGAATCCACAGTATAATTAAGGGTTTTACCAATGGCATAAGTTGTATCGCCCTGTACCAAAAACCTGGGCACTGCCAATTGTGCCATCAGTGGTTTATAGGATTTTATCTGTTCGGAGGTCTGTCCTGATTGCCTTCTACCATTCATGGCCAGGTAGTGGGTATCCCAACTGGTTACATCATCAGGAAAAGTGACCGTAAAACTCGCCTTGCCTTCTATATCTGTTACCAGGCGAGGCTGCCAGAAAGCATAATCGGAAAAATTATTTCTGATAGAACTCGCTTTTGAAACGGATTCCAAAAAAGTATCATCGTAATGGGCGCCCTTATTTTCCAAAGACATCGTTGTTCTTATCGCTCCGTTTTTTGATTGGATGAGCACAACGCCATTGACGGCTCTGCTTCCATAAATAGCTATTGCTTCAGCACCTCTGATCACTTCCATCTTTTCAATCAAGGCGGGATCAATAGCGGTAATATCTCCGGTGAATACAGCTCCGTCAATGATGTACAGCGGTTGTTTATCAAACTTCAGGGTTTGTGCGCCCCGTATTGAAATTTCTACGCCTCCCCCGGGTTGGATATTTTCCGAAATCACCGTTATTCCAGCGACTTTCCCAGCCAGGCTATTAAACATCCTTCCTTCAATAGCTGGGATGCCACCCAATAAATTTTGTGACTCAACAATTGACCCAGCCACTGACATGTTTTGTTTGATCATAGGCAATGCAGAAGCCGAAACCACAACCTCATCCAAAAGAACAGCCCCCTCAGCCATCCCCAGGTTAACCAGCCCACTTTGATCTACCCTTACATTTTGAGATTGAAAACCAGTATAAGAAAAAACCAACTCGTCTTTGTCCGTAGGAACGTTTATGGCGTAATGGCCGTTGACATCCGTAATGGTTCCATATGAAGTGCCTTTAACCACGACGGTAACCCCTATCATGGGTTCTCCTGACTCTTCGTCAAAGACATATCCTTCAATAAGATCCCCAATGCCGGTGAATTTAAATTCCTCCCGGTGAAGATCCTGGATCTTTTCGAGCTCACTTCTGTCAGGGTAATAATAGCCGTGTTTGAACAGGTGCTCCTTGATTATTTCGTCTACCTGCTCACTGAAAGCATCTTTTTTTAATATCTCCGGTTGATCGGCTTCAAAATAATTCAGTCCGTCCGGTTGAATGTAAATGGAGTCCTGAATGTGATATCTTCCTTCCGGATAAATAAAAATCAATTTGTAATAACCTTCCTGCAATCCATGAATAAGCGTCGTTTTACCAGAATAGATCCTTAAGAAATCAGGATGGTCATACTGAAATACCAACATATCCAGGGGCGTATTTTGGATGAGGATTTGCGTTTTGTTGAGTTTTATCAACAGCCGACCCTCTCCTGAAAAAGAAGCATTAGGGTAGAAGTTTCTTACCGTGTTGTATCTTTTTGTATTAAGAAAATCCTGCCATTGTTTTTTAATACTCTCCCGGGTAAGCGCAACATCTTCCAGGGAAGTTTTTAAAGGAAACCGGTCTAATTTATCAGGGTATTGCCTTAATTCAAGGCTCCGCATTTTTAACAATTGAGGGGAAAATTCATACGTAAAAAACGGCTCGTGTTTAAACGAAGTAGAAAAGCCGTCCATTAAATAAAAAGTCCAGTTTCCGGCAACCGGCCCGGCAAGATAGGCTTTATCCCAAACCAGATATTGAGGTTTGAGCAATTGAATATTTTCTCCCTGATCGATATAGGCCAATTGATCACCAAAGGAATAGGAATAAGGGAAAATATATTTATATAAAATTTCCTTTTCAAAGCCGCTCAAAGCCGGTTCAGCCTTTTCAATGCTTACATTTTTTATTCGGGTATCTGTGTTCAAGCTGAAAATCAGCTTTTTGCCTTCAGGACAATAAAGACTATCAATGGTGAATTGCCGGGAATTGGTTCTCAGTTTCACCTGGTGATACCCGCTTTTTACCCTGAATGAGTAAGGCTGGGTATTCGTTGACCAACTGAAATAAACGGGTTTGGTGTCCACATAAATCACATGAACAGGTTCCAATGCTCCGTTGTTAACAACAAAAGGGGCAAATTGGGTCAATTTATCCTCTGTTATATATTCAAATCGGTAAATGCCCTTACCTGGATAAATGAATTTATAATATTCAATGGAATCAAGCCCCGATAATTGTTTCCAGGCCTCGTAATCCAAAGGCAACCCCTGAAAATTTTCAGAGCGCTCTTCTTCGAATTGAAAATTATTAATAACGGTCTTGTTTTTTCGCTGCTTTCCCAGATAGGGCACCGTGGGGGCTGTATAATCGAATTTACTGGTTAGACCATATGCGGTCAAATCGACCCCCTCTACGGGTTTTCCTTTTGCATCCGTCACCAAAATATCCACCGGGGATTGCTGACCGGGATAAACCAATTTGGGTTGTTGAACCGCAATTTTCAATTGTTTGTCAAAATAAGGAATGCGGTAGTCTTCCTCTATTATTTCCCCTCCCCAAAGATAACGGAGGGAAATAAAATAGTTTTTGCTGGAAGTGCCTCGCTTATAAAAATCCAAAGTTTCCCCATAGCCGGTCGAAACCAGCTTATTCTTTTTATAGATGCTGTAACTGAAGGGAATTTTCCTTGGATTTTCCACCAAAATGATCAGCGAATCTGCGGACCTGTCCGAAAAACACCTCAACAAAGAAGATTCGTTTGATAAATCAAAGTCCTTGGTCAGGTCATCCGTCTCTGCAGAATAGAGTAAATAATATGGACTCATTTTGAGGGTACAAGGGGGGTGGCCTGAGTAAACAAGACTCTTGTTTCCAAAATTATCCACTCCAAATATTTCAACCATTTTATCTGTTTCCAAACCATTTTCCCTCAAGCTGAAACGCAAGGAATCCGTGAACAATTCAATGTCAAAATCTTCTGACTGATGAAAAAACCGGAGTCTTTTGGTTTCAGAAACCACCTCATTATCTGCCGTTAACAGCCTGACCGAAACATTATAGTTTATATTCACCCTGGGAAAGATAGAATCGGGAATTATTATTTCGGTATTCCCTGTGGGTTCGAGTTTTTGTTCATGAAAAAGCAAGGTATCGGGAACGAATAATTGGGGTTCAAAATATTTTAAAATGGCCTGGGGAGTTACCATGATTTCCAGTCTGCCATCCATCAGATTCAGATCATTTTCATCCGTTCCCCTGACGAACAGCTTTAGATCTCTGTTCCTGAATTGCTGGTCAGTGTCTGTCCATAACTCCAGGTTTACCTTTGAAAGTTCATAGTCTTCATACTTGAAATTTCCCTTGATATAAGTTCTGCTTCCATGGAGTTCCAATCCAACAGAATAGGATCGGTCAAGCTTCATCTGCATGGAATCGTGGAGCACAAATTCATAATTATATCCTCCTGCCGTGTAGGGTTTGAGTTGTGCCAAATTAATGCGTGTTCCCCATCCACTAAGTACTGCATTGACTACCCCGTCAATGGGTTTGCCCTTTTTGTTGACCACAAAGGCTTTGAACTTTACCGTATCCCCTGGTAAGTATTTAGGTTTATTAAATACAAAGTACCCCTTATGGCTGTTTCCGAAAAACCGCTCGTCGAATTTTTCACATTGATAATCATCAAAAATACAGGCGACCTTTAAATAAGATTTTTCGAAGAAAGTTTTACTCCTGTTAATAGCCCCAACCGGCCACCTCTGCTTAATGGACCGAATACCATCAATCGGCAGATGAATGATAAAATTCACCGGGCGCCATACGTATTTTAATGGCGTACTGTACACCACTTTCCTGGCCACTCTTTCAGGAACGGAATTATTGTAATCTCTTTCAAGGTGGTAAAAGGTCGTAAAACCATTATGGGCTACTTTGAGCAGTCCTTTTTGATTGGATTTTTTGTCAATATAAGCCTGCCTCGTTGGATCAAACCGCAATTTTTTCCAGCGAATCCGCAAATCTGCATCCTCAATAACATTCCCTTCCGGGTTGAAAACCTGGACAACAAGGTCTGTGTTGTTGTTCAAAATAAAAACATCAAAATCCTGAACCGTTGTAATGGAAAACTTTTGCCGATTCTTTTCGGCATAGGTTTTTAAATAATGCCCTTGTGGCAAATTGCCCGAATACAGGCTGCCCGTAACAAAAGAATCCACCAGGGTATGAAAGAAGGAAGTGTCCACTTCATAAATGCTTTTTTTGTAAATGGCTTTGGCTTCCCGATCATTGATCTTGTAGATATAGGTATAATAACTGGCCTGCCGGCTTTCCAGAAGATTCTGGCCGTTGACGTTGCGATAAAAGAAGCAAAAAAGACCCGCAAAAAAGGCCATTAGAAGGTGCTGGTACCGCTTCATCTTTTTGAGGTTTAAAGGAAGGACACCCGGCATTTTATTTTGCCGAACTTCCCAATTTTATTTTATAATCCCGTTCACAAGTTAAGTTTTCCAGGGGAATCCTCCCAATAATATTTTCGGAATACAGTGCAAAATCATTGATAAATACCCCACCAGGGCCTTTCAACTTTCCTATTTCATTTCGAATTCACAACCTCCTATTGCGGCAAGTTTATAGGAACTCCCTTTTTTTATATAAAGTAATGCAGAACTGTGATGTTTTTTATTCCCGTTAGTTTCATAATCAAACTCTATAGAGACATCAGTCATCCCCTGCAGACCAATATCAACAATTTCACCAACCAGAACATTGGTGATTGTTGATCCTCTCGGAATGCTATCGCAAATCCCTGTTGCCATTTTGGAGGTTACGTCACCGATAATCTGATCGTTAAACGAAGTTCCTTCGCATTGGAATAGAAAAAAACTTATTAGGCCAATTATTAAAACCCTAAATTTTATATTGTTCATTTTTATTTTTTAATTTTTTGAGTAGGCTGAATTTTGTGGCTCAAACATTTCGGCTAAAATACCTTTCAAATGAGAGGCTGACATTTCCATTGTTTTTGCCATTTCATTGATCAATATCATTTCAGATTCATCAATACTACCATCTGCTGCTGCAACCGAAACGGCACATTTGATAATGATTTCCTTCCCATGTTCATTCAGTGAAGGGGTAACCCTTTTCAAATAGGTAGTAATATCTTCCGGGTTCTTTTGAACCTTTTCTACATAATCCGAAAGTTGGCCAAGAGTGATGTCATGGTGCCCAAATTTATTGATGATCTTTTGAACCACCAACATTTCATTTTCATCAATTACGCCATCTGCCAACATGATAAGCACCATACTGTGTTTCATGGCTTTTTCATACTCCGACTGAAAATCATTTTGATGGTTACTTTTACTATAATCCAGTACTCTTGGAATAAAGGTTCCCTTGCAACCCTGGCATTCTACAAATTCGCCAGCACTGCCCAACGGAATAAGAGGAATAAAATAAAGGGTAAAAAAACGGGTTACTTTTTTGTGCTTGTACTTTTGATTGTTGGCACACTGCGGGCATAAAAACTGCCCTTCTTTAATGGTGGATTTTACACCTCTTGTTCCAAAAATGATCATAACATGTATTTTAAAATTGATTAATTGTTTAGGTTAGGAACACACCAATGCACCAAAAAATTATTGTCCCACCAAAACGGAAGACAGATTTAATGATCCTGCAGTATGTTAACCTACCTTAGTTGAAAAATGAGTGAGAAAAGAAAAAGAAAGGTGTTTGTTTTCATTCGATTTCTTTTGCTGGCCGAAAAATACAAATTTTATTCTAAAGAAACAAGAAGGTCTTATTAAAGCATACTTCGCGTTCGATTTCACTCCCGGAAACTTTCCACCAACTCAAATGGCAACATACCATAATTGACACCGGACATATTGCTGATGATGACCACCACAATTTCCTGTTCCGGGTCAAATACAAAAGCCGTGGAGCCTCCGACAGAACCGCCCCCGTGTCCGTAAAATTTGGTGCCGTCTTCCATTGGGTAAATCGCCCATCCAATCCCGTAATTGGTCAACTCACCGGAAGAAGTCTTTTGTGAAGTAAAAAATACATCCATCGTCTCCTTGTCCAGGTACCCGGGTTTCATTTGTGCCTGGGCAAACTTTATGATGTCTTCAGAGGTGGAAAGAAATCCGCCCCCGGCCCATTTACAGCTATTATCCACGTAAGGAGCATTTACCAGCTTGCCCGACGAGTCTTTCTGGTAAAAACGCGTCCGTCCTTCAATGATCTGTTCGTTTTTATCAGGAACGGTGTTGATCATTCCCAGGGTATCAAAAACCACCCTGCTCATAAACGATAAAAATTCCTCCCCTGCTGCAGATTCAATGGCTGCACTCACCAGATTCCATCCATAACTTGAATAGACATAAGCGGTGCCGGGTTCATTGATCAGCGGGTCATCCTTGAAAATATCAAGCGCTTCCAATACACTGTTGTATTTTTTGGCACTCAGGAACTCAGAGTTCTTGTAATGACGGATACCGCCCAGGTGCCCTCCGACTTCCCGAACGGTAATTTCATATTGCTTCAGTGGAAAAGAAGGAACATAAACCTGGATCGCCGTATCGATATCGATCATGTTATGCTCATATAAAACGGCCAGTGCGGCGGCGGAAAATGATTTGGACACACTGCCTATCCTGAATTTGGAATGAGCAGGATCCACGGGAACTTTATTCTCGAGATCCGCATATCCAAACCCTTCTGAAAGCAAAATTTTTCCTCTTTTGGCAATAGTCACACTGAGGCCGGGTAATTCATTGGCATTAAAAAAAGACTCCACTTTTATCCGGGCCTGTTCAATGGCCAGAGAATCCTGGGCGAAAAGGGAGCCCAACAGGAATATAAAAAAAGTAAATGCGAAAAATCGTTTCATGGTAAATTTTTAAGGACAAAAGAACTAAAAAACTAAAGATAAAAAAAGGCACAGCATCCTCCATGGACCTGCGCCTTTATTTTTAGCGTATTTGGAGTCCGGCCAGCCCGAACTTAGATTGCGTCAATAATAGCATTCAAAGTAGCACTTGGCCTCATAGCATCCTCCGCTTTGGCAGGACTAGGATAATAGTAACCATCGATGTCCATAGCCGCACCTTGAACGGCGTTTAACTCCCCGACGATTTTTGCTTCGTTGCGAGCCAAAGCATCCGCAACAGGAGCAAATTTAGCCCGTAAATCCGCATCAGCTGTTTGCTTAGCCAGTTCTTGTGCCCAGTACAACGCCAAGTAGAAATGACTGCCCCTGTTGTCTATCTCTTTTACTTTTCTCGATGGAGACTTACCATTCTGAAGTAAAGAAACTGTAGCGTTATCCAATGCGTCAGCCAATACTTTTGCTTTAGGATTGTTGTTCCGCTCTGCTTCGTGTTCAAAAGAAACAGCTAAGGCCAGGAATTCACCTAAAGAATCCCATCTTAAGTGGTTTTCTTTGTTGAACTGTTGTACATGCTTAGGAGCAGATCCCCCCGCACCCGTTTCAAATAAACCACCACCATTCATCAATGGAACGATAGACAACATCTTTGCACTGGTCCCTAACTCCAGGATAGGGAAAAGATCTGTGTTGTAGTCTCTCAATACATTACCCGTAACAGAAATCGTATCCTGACCATCTTTCATTCGTTTGACAGAAACTTTAGCAGCCTCTTCGGGAGGAAGGATTCTGATGTCTAAACCAGTAGTATCGTGATTTAGTAAATAAGTTTTTACTTTTTTGATTAATTGAGCATCATGCGCTCTGTTTTCATCCAACCAGAAGATCGTAGGAGCACCCGTTGCCTTTGCTCTATTGACAGCCAATTTAACCCAATCCTGAATAGGAAGGTCTTTTACCTGGCACATTCTCCAGATATCCCCTTCTTCAACCTCATGCTCGATCAATACAGTGCCCGTATTATCAACCACTTGTACTTTACCTGACGCAGGAATTTCGAATGTCTTATCATGCGAACCATATTCCTCCGCTTGCTGAGCCATTAAACCAACATTAGGGACAGTACCCATTGTTCTGGGGTCAAAAGCACCATTTTCTTTACAGAAGTCAATCGTTGCCTGGTAAATGCCCGCGTAAGCACTATCAGGAATTACGGCTTTAGTATCTTGAGACTTCCCGTCTTTGTTCCACATTTGACCAGAGTTTCTGATCATAGCAGGCATTGAAGCATCAATGATCACGTCACTTGGTACGTGCAGGTTCGTAATCCCTTTGTCTGAATCAACCATTGCCAGATCCGGACCTTCGGCTAAACATTTTTGTATTTCAGCTTCCACCCCTGTTTTCACAGCAGGAGAAAGCTTATCTAAGTTACCCAAAAGGTTCCCCAGACCATTGTTTACATTGATGCCGGCTTCGTCCAGTTCTTTTCCATATTTTTCGAAAACAGACTTGAAAAATACTTTTACACCATGACCGAAAATGATCGGGTCAGAAACCTTCATCATTGTAGCCTTCATGTGCAGGGAGAATAATACCCCTTTGGCTTTAGCATCTGCGATTTGTTCTTCCAGGAAAGCAACCAATGCTTTTTTGCTCATGAATGTACCATCGATAATCTCCCCCTCAAGAACAGGAACAGATTCTTTTAAGACCGTTGTACCGTTAGCACCCAATAATTGTATTTTTACGCTCCCTGCCTGTGCGATGGTTACTGATTTTTCATTGGAAAAAAAATCTCCTGATTCCATAGTAGATACATGAGTAGCAGAGTCCGCAGACCATTTACCCATAGAGTGTGGATTTTGCCTGGCATAAGCCTTGACCGGCTTAGGGGCTCTTCTGTCTGAGTTACCTTCTCTTAAGACAGGATTTACAGCACTACCTTTTATTTTGTCGTAAATTGCTTTTATGTTTTTTTCTTCATCATTAGCAGGCGTGTCGGGATAGTTGGGCACCGGAAACCCATCACCTTGCAACTCTTCGATAGCTGCTTTTAGCTGAGGCGAAGAAGCTGAAATGTTCGGCAATTTGATGATGTTTGCTTCTGGCTTCTTAACTAATTCACCCAATTCAGCCAATGCATCGGCTACTTGTTGTGCCGGTTTCAAATAAGAAGAAAAGTTAGCAAGGATTCTGCCTGCAAGGGAAATATCTTTTGTTTCCATTTCAATTCCACATTGTCTGGCAAATGCCTGAACAATAGGAAAAAGAGATTTTGTTGCTAAAGCTGGAGCTTCGTCAGTATCCGTATAAATAATCTTAGAAGACATGTGTTATTGTTTAAAAACCGAAGGATCGGTCATAGTGAACGATAATTTGTTTGAGTCGCCAAATATACCATTTTGAATGAAATTTCTTCAACTAAATGCCTTTGAATCTTATATAGGAAATGTAAAATTTAAAATGATAAATTTAAAATTTAAAATTACTGATTTTGAGTGATTTCCAAGATTAAGGGATGGTTCAAAAATAAATTTACATTTTACTGCGCTGACTCCACTTAGGGCCGGAGCGGAGGTGTGGCAAAAGTGTAAATTTATTTTTACCGCGTTA
This sequence is a window from Lewinellaceae bacterium. Protein-coding genes within it:
- a CDS encoding TerB family tellurite resistance protein gives rise to the protein MIIFGTRGVKSTIKEGQFLCPQCANNQKYKHKKVTRFFTLYFIPLIPLGSAGEFVECQGCKGTFIPRVLDYSKSNHQNDFQSEYEKAMKHSMVLIMLADGVIDENEMLVVQKIINKFGHHDITLGQLSDYVEKVQKNPEDITTYLKRVTPSLNEHGKEIIIKCAVSVAAADGSIDESEMILINEMAKTMEMSASHLKGILAEMFEPQNSAYSKN
- a CDS encoding beta-lactamase family protein — translated: MKRFFAFTFFIFLLGSLFAQDSLAIEQARIKVESFFNANELPGLSVTIAKRGKILLSEGFGYADLENKVPVDPAHSKFRIGSVSKSFSAAALAVLYEHNMIDIDTAIQVYVPSFPLKQYEITVREVGGHLGGIRHYKNSEFLSAKKYNSVLEALDIFKDDPLINEPGTAYVYSSYGWNLVSAAIESAAGEEFLSFMSRVVFDTLGMINTVPDKNEQIIEGRTRFYQKDSSGKLVNAPYVDNSCKWAGGGFLSTSEDIIKFAQAQMKPGYLDKETMDVFFTSQKTSSGELTNYGIGWAIYPMEDGTKFYGHGGGSVGGSTAFVFDPEQEIVVVIISNMSGVNYGMLPFELVESFRE
- a CDS encoding NADP-dependent isocitrate dehydrogenase — protein: MSSKIIYTDTDEAPALATKSLFPIVQAFARQCGIEMETKDISLAGRILANFSSYLKPAQQVADALAELGELVKKPEANIIKLPNISASSPQLKAAIEELQGDGFPVPNYPDTPANDEEKNIKAIYDKIKGSAVNPVLREGNSDRRAPKPVKAYARQNPHSMGKWSADSATHVSTMESGDFFSNEKSVTIAQAGSVKIQLLGANGTTVLKESVPVLEGEIIDGTFMSKKALVAFLEEQIADAKAKGVLFSLHMKATMMKVSDPIIFGHGVKVFFKSVFEKYGKELDEAGINVNNGLGNLLGNLDKLSPAVKTGVEAEIQKCLAEGPDLAMVDSDKGITNLHVPSDVIIDASMPAMIRNSGQMWNKDGKSQDTKAVIPDSAYAGIYQATIDFCKENGAFDPRTMGTVPNVGLMAQQAEEYGSHDKTFEIPASGKVQVVDNTGTVLIEHEVEEGDIWRMCQVKDLPIQDWVKLAVNRAKATGAPTIFWLDENRAHDAQLIKKVKTYLLNHDTTGLDIRILPPEEAAKVSVKRMKDGQDTISVTGNVLRDYNTDLFPILELGTSAKMLSIVPLMNGGGLFETGAGGSAPKHVQQFNKENHLRWDSLGEFLALAVSFEHEAERNNNPKAKVLADALDNATVSLLQNGKSPSRKVKEIDNRGSHFYLALYWAQELAKQTADADLRAKFAPVADALARNEAKIVGELNAVQGAAMDIDGYYYPSPAKAEDAMRPSATLNAIIDAI